The Neodiprion virginianus isolate iyNeoVirg1 chromosome 5, iyNeoVirg1.1, whole genome shotgun sequence genome contains a region encoding:
- the LOC124304546 gene encoding mpv17-like protein: MRVILLKFREITTKYPIIRGMASYTVIWPAASLLQQKFISNQELNYMQALRFSLYGGFFVAPTLFCWIKFASYIWPKNDLKSGIVKALVEQVSYGPAAMCCFFFGINLLEFKPISECIEEVKQKFWPTWKTGICVWPILQTINFTLIPERNRVVYVSVCSLMWTSFLAYMKSLEKSQLTNNNKLEIDPIETKQHDQQSQDKTKTAFMPH, encoded by the exons ATGAGGGTCATATTGTTAAAATTCCGTGAGATCACTACCAAATATCCGATTATCCGTGGAATGGCATCATACACGGTAATATGGCCAGCAGCGAGTTTGCTTCAACAAAAGTTCATTAGTAATCAAGAATTGAACTACATGCAAGCACTGAGATTCAGCTTGTATGGCGGATTCTTTGTTGCACCGACCCTTTTTTGTTGGATCAAATTTGCCTCGTATATCTGGCCGAAGAATGACCTAAAGTCTGGAATTGTGAAG GCTCTTGTGGAACAAGTTTCTTATGGTCCAGCTGCTATGTGCTGTTTCTTCTTTGGTATTAACCTACTAGAATTCAAGCCTATTTCGGAATGTATAGAAGAGGTCAAACAGAAGTTTTGGCCCACGTGgaag ACTGGAATATGTGTATGGCCCATACTTCAAACCATCAATTTTACGCTCATCCCAGAAAGAAATCGTGTAGTCTATGTAAGTGTTTGCAGTTTAATGTGGACATCATTTCTTGCCTACATGAAGTCTTTGGAAAAAAGTCAActtacaaataataataaattagaaaTCGATCCTATTGAAACAAAGCAGCATGATCAACAGTCACAGGATAAGACCAAGACTGCTTTCATGCCTCATTAA
- the LOC124304545 gene encoding transcription factor E2F4-like isoform X1, translating into MADNQQSRFEKSLGLLTTRFVTLLQKAKDGVLDLKVAADILEVRQKRRIYDITNVLEGIGLIEKKSKNSIQWKGAGPGCNTQEVGEKLTELKDEIKKLEEHEQLLDTHTQWIQQSVKNIECDLTNKRYAYLTYEDVKKKFQNEVVLGIQAPPDTLLNVPNIAKLIEENLDEIKNPNYEISMKSASEEIKVYMIQPELAECYDNKVLEARLREESKGTKREKDGDDKKEESKPKRKVGRPPRGAGKVDPVLSDEDEEEDPELLEAKIILSDVATSDIVRTDLDLLDEFYSDFCGPLVRLSPPPGEKDYHFHLSENEGLCDLFDIVAN; encoded by the exons ATGGCAGACAATCAGCAGAGCAGGTTCGAAAAGTCACTCGGTTTGCTGACGACGCGGTTTGTAACTTTGTTACAAAAGGCGAAAGACGGAGTATTGGACCTGAAAGTG GCCGCTGATATACTGGAGGTGCGACAAAAGAGACGGATATACGACATCACTAATGTACTCGAGGGAATTGGgctgattgagaaaaaaagcaaGAATAGCATACAATGGAA AGGTGCTGGACCTGGGTGTAACACACAAGAAGTTGGTGAAAAGCTGACCGAACTGAAGGATGAAATCAAGAAACTAGAGGAACACGAACAGTTGTTGGACACGCATACCCAGTGGATTCAACAGAGTGTAAAGAACATCGAATGTGATTTAACAAATAAGAGATACGCTTACCTCACGTATGAGGATGTCAAGAAAAAGTTTCAGAATGAAGTTGTGTTGGGTATTCAAGCTCCACCGGACACATTACTCAATGTACCAAATATTGCAAAG TTAATAGAAGAGAATCTTGATGAAATTAAGAATCCTAATTACGAGATATCCATGAAGAGTGCATCGGAAGAAATTAAGGTGTACATGATTCAGCCAGAGCTCGCTGAATGTTATGACAACAAAGTACTTGAGGCCAGACTTCGAGAAGAATCTAAAGGTACTAAGAGGGAAAAGGATGGAGATGATAAGAAGGAGGAATCCAAGCCAAAGAGAAAAGTTGGAAG GCCACCTAGAGGGGCTGGGAAAGTAGACCCTGTATTATCAGACGAAGACGAGGAAGAGGATCCAGAATTACTCGAAGCGAAAATTATACTCAGCGATGTAGCAACGTCAG ACATTGTCAGAACAGATTTGGACCTACTGGACGAGTTTTATTCAGATT tTTGCGGACCTTTGGTGAGACTCAGTCCACCACCGGGAGAGAAGGACTATCATTTTCATCTTAGTGAAAACGAAGGACTCTGTGACTTGTTTGACATAGTTGCAAACTGA
- the LOC124304545 gene encoding transcription factor E2F4-like isoform X2 produces the protein MRAADILEVRQKRRIYDITNVLEGIGLIEKKSKNSIQWKGAGPGCNTQEVGEKLTELKDEIKKLEEHEQLLDTHTQWIQQSVKNIECDLTNKRYAYLTYEDVKKKFQNEVVLGIQAPPDTLLNVPNIAKLIEENLDEIKNPNYEISMKSASEEIKVYMIQPELAECYDNKVLEARLREESKGTKREKDGDDKKEESKPKRKVGRPPRGAGKVDPVLSDEDEEEDPELLEAKIILSDVATSDIVRTDLDLLDEFYSDFCGPLVRLSPPPGEKDYHFHLSENEGLCDLFDIVAN, from the exons ATGCGG GCCGCTGATATACTGGAGGTGCGACAAAAGAGACGGATATACGACATCACTAATGTACTCGAGGGAATTGGgctgattgagaaaaaaagcaaGAATAGCATACAATGGAA AGGTGCTGGACCTGGGTGTAACACACAAGAAGTTGGTGAAAAGCTGACCGAACTGAAGGATGAAATCAAGAAACTAGAGGAACACGAACAGTTGTTGGACACGCATACCCAGTGGATTCAACAGAGTGTAAAGAACATCGAATGTGATTTAACAAATAAGAGATACGCTTACCTCACGTATGAGGATGTCAAGAAAAAGTTTCAGAATGAAGTTGTGTTGGGTATTCAAGCTCCACCGGACACATTACTCAATGTACCAAATATTGCAAAG TTAATAGAAGAGAATCTTGATGAAATTAAGAATCCTAATTACGAGATATCCATGAAGAGTGCATCGGAAGAAATTAAGGTGTACATGATTCAGCCAGAGCTCGCTGAATGTTATGACAACAAAGTACTTGAGGCCAGACTTCGAGAAGAATCTAAAGGTACTAAGAGGGAAAAGGATGGAGATGATAAGAAGGAGGAATCCAAGCCAAAGAGAAAAGTTGGAAG GCCACCTAGAGGGGCTGGGAAAGTAGACCCTGTATTATCAGACGAAGACGAGGAAGAGGATCCAGAATTACTCGAAGCGAAAATTATACTCAGCGATGTAGCAACGTCAG ACATTGTCAGAACAGATTTGGACCTACTGGACGAGTTTTATTCAGATT tTTGCGGACCTTTGGTGAGACTCAGTCCACCACCGGGAGAGAAGGACTATCATTTTCATCTTAGTGAAAACGAAGGACTCTGTGACTTGTTTGACATAGTTGCAAACTGA
- the LOC124304545 gene encoding transcription factor E2F4-like isoform X3 produces the protein MYRFIITALNASHGVTSVYWILPLDNDPRGAGPGCNTQEVGEKLTELKDEIKKLEEHEQLLDTHTQWIQQSVKNIECDLTNKRYAYLTYEDVKKKFQNEVVLGIQAPPDTLLNVPNIAKLIEENLDEIKNPNYEISMKSASEEIKVYMIQPELAECYDNKVLEARLREESKGTKREKDGDDKKEESKPKRKVGRPPRGAGKVDPVLSDEDEEEDPELLEAKIILSDVATSDIVRTDLDLLDEFYSDFCGPLVRLSPPPGEKDYHFHLSENEGLCDLFDIVAN, from the exons ATGTATCGATTCATAATCACGGCACTTAACGCAAGCCATGGAGTTACCTCAGTTTACTGGATCCTCCCGCTTGATAATGATCCTCG AGGTGCTGGACCTGGGTGTAACACACAAGAAGTTGGTGAAAAGCTGACCGAACTGAAGGATGAAATCAAGAAACTAGAGGAACACGAACAGTTGTTGGACACGCATACCCAGTGGATTCAACAGAGTGTAAAGAACATCGAATGTGATTTAACAAATAAGAGATACGCTTACCTCACGTATGAGGATGTCAAGAAAAAGTTTCAGAATGAAGTTGTGTTGGGTATTCAAGCTCCACCGGACACATTACTCAATGTACCAAATATTGCAAAG TTAATAGAAGAGAATCTTGATGAAATTAAGAATCCTAATTACGAGATATCCATGAAGAGTGCATCGGAAGAAATTAAGGTGTACATGATTCAGCCAGAGCTCGCTGAATGTTATGACAACAAAGTACTTGAGGCCAGACTTCGAGAAGAATCTAAAGGTACTAAGAGGGAAAAGGATGGAGATGATAAGAAGGAGGAATCCAAGCCAAAGAGAAAAGTTGGAAG GCCACCTAGAGGGGCTGGGAAAGTAGACCCTGTATTATCAGACGAAGACGAGGAAGAGGATCCAGAATTACTCGAAGCGAAAATTATACTCAGCGATGTAGCAACGTCAG ACATTGTCAGAACAGATTTGGACCTACTGGACGAGTTTTATTCAGATT tTTGCGGACCTTTGGTGAGACTCAGTCCACCACCGGGAGAGAAGGACTATCATTTTCATCTTAGTGAAAACGAAGGACTCTGTGACTTGTTTGACATAGTTGCAAACTGA